One Penaeus vannamei isolate JL-2024 chromosome 27, ASM4276789v1, whole genome shotgun sequence genomic window carries:
- the LOC138866781 gene encoding cuticle protein AMP1A-like, whose translation MKLIVLACLAAVAVAAKLEDRVVTLFRDDRVANEDGTFSYAVQADNGINTAVEGVVGSAGQINQQGSYTYTLEDGTQAVVTYIANENGFQPQSSILPTPHPLPAHVFELLEIAERQRAAGIVFN comes from the exons ATGAAGCTT ATCGTTCTTGCCTGCCTTGCCGCTGTAGCTGTTGCTGCTAAGCTGGAGGACCGAGTGGTCACCCTCTTTCGCGATGACCGCGTAGCCAACGAAGACGGCACCTTCTCCTACGCCGTGCAAGCCGACAACGGCATCAACACAGCCGTTGAAGGAGTTGTTGGATCTGCCGGTCAGATAAATCAGCAGGGATCTTACAC CTATACCCTTGAAGACGGTACCCAGGCTGTTGTCACCTACATCGccaacgagaacggcttccagccccagtccagcatcctgcccactccccaccctcttcccgccCACGTCTTTGAGCTGCTGGAAATCGCTGAGCGTCAGCGCGCTGCTGGCATCGTGTTCaactaa
- the LOC138866783 gene encoding cuticle protein AMP1A-like, with protein sequence MKLIVLACLAAVAVAAKLEDRVVTLLRDDRVANEDGTFSYAVQADNGINTAVEGVVGSAGQINQQGSYTYTLEDGTQAVVTYIANENGFQPQSSILPTPHPLPAHVFELLEIAERQRAAGIVFN encoded by the exons ATGAAGCTT ATCGTTCTTGCCTGCCTTGCTGCCGTAGCTGTTGCTGCTAAGCTGGAGGACCGAGTGGTCACCCTCCTTCGCGATGACCGCGTAGCCAACGAGGACGGCACCTTCTCCTACGCCGTGCAAGCCGACAACGGCATCAACACAGCCGTTGAAGGAGTCGTTGGATCTGCCGGTCAGATAAATCAGCAGGGATCTTACAC CTATACCCTTGAAGACGGTACACAGGCTGTTGTCACCTACATCGCCAatgagaacggcttccagccccagtccagcatcctgcccactccccaccctcttcccgccCACGTCTTTGAGCTGCTGGAAATCGCTGAGCGTCAGCGCGCTGCTGGCATCGTGTTCAactaa
- the LOC113802572 gene encoding cuticle protein AMP1A, with amino-acid sequence MKIIVLACLAAVAVAAKLEDRVVTLLRDDRVANEDGTFSYAVQADNGINTAVEGVVGSAGQINQQGSYTYTLADGTQAVVTFVANENGFQPSSSILPTPHPLPAHVFELLEIAERQRAAGIVFN; translated from the exons ATGAAGATT ATTGTTCTTGCCTGTCTTGCCGCCGTAGCTGTTGCTGCTAAGCTGGAGGACCGAGTGGTCACCCTCCTTCGCGATGACCGCGTAGCCAACGAGGACGGCACCTTCTCCTACGCCGTGCAAGCCGACAACGGCATCAACACAGCCGTTGAAGGAGTCGTTGGATCTGCCGGTCAGATAAATCAGCAGGGATCTTACAC CTACACGCTAGCAGACGGTACCCAGGCTGTTGTCACTTTCGTCGccaacgagaacggcttccagccctcGTCCAGCATcctgcccactccccaccctcttcccgccCACGTCTTTGAGCTGCTGGAAATCGCCGAGCGCCAACGTGCAGCGGGCATTGTGTTCAACTAA
- the LOC138866782 gene encoding cuticle protein AMP1A-like translates to MKLIVLACLAAVAVAAKLEDRVVTLLRDDRVANEDGTFSYAVQADNGINTAVEGVVGSAGQINQQGSYTYTLEDGTQAVVTYIANENGFQPQSSILPTPHPLPAHVFELLEIAERQRAAGIVFN, encoded by the exons ATGAAGCTT ATCGTTCTTGCCTGCCTTGCCGCCGTAGCTGTTGCTGCTAAGCTGGAGGACCGAGTGGTCACCCTCCTTCGCGATGACCGCGTAGCCAACGAAGACGGCACCTTCTCCTACGCCGTGCAAGCCGACAACGGCATCAACACAGCCGTTGAAGGAGTTGTTGGATCTGCCGGTCAGATAAATCAGCAGGGATCTTACAC CTATACCCTTGAAGACGGTACCCAGGCTGTTGTCACCTACATCGccaacgagaacggcttccagccccagtccagcatcctgcccactccccaccctcttcccgccCACGTCTTTGAGCTGCTGGAAATCGCTGAGCGTCAGCGCGCTGCTGGCATCGTGTTCAactaa
- the LOC113802537 gene encoding cuticle protein AMP1B-like, translating to MKLIVLACLAAVAVAAKLEDRVVTLLRDDRVANEDGTFSYAVQADNGINTAVEGVVGSAGQINHQGSYTYTLEDGTQAVVTYIANENGFQPQSSILPTPHPLPAHVFELLEIAERQRAAGIVFN from the exons ATGAAGCTT ATCGTTCTTGCCTGCCTTGCTGCCGTAGCTGTTGCTGCTAAGCTGGAGGACCGAGTGGTCACCCTCCTTCGCGATGACCGCGTAGCCAACGAAGACGGCACCTTCTCCTACGCCGTGCAAGCCGACAACGGCATCAATACAGCCGTTGAAGGAGTCGTTGGATCTGCCGGTCAGATAAATCACCAGGGATCTTACAC CTATACCCTTGAAGACGGTACCCAGGCTGTTGTCACCTACATCGccaacgagaacggcttccagccccagtccagcatcctgcccactccccaccctcttcccgccCACGTCTTTGAGCTGCTGGAAATCGCTGAGCGTCAGCGCGCTGCTGGCATCGTGTTCAactaa
- the LOC113802569 gene encoding cuticle protein AMP1A-like, whose product MKIIVLACLAAVAAATPQFEDRVVALLRDDRVANEDGTFSYAVQADNGINTAVEGVVGSAGQINQQGSYTYTLEDGTQAVVTFVANENGFQPQSSILPTPHPLPAHVFELLEIAERQRAAGIVFN is encoded by the exons ATGAAGATT ATCGTTCTTGCCTGCCTTGCCGCCGTGGCTGCTGCCACTCCTCAGTTCGAGGACCGAGTGGTCGCCCTCCTTCGCGATGACCGCGTAGCCAACGAAGACGGCACCTTCTCCTACGCCGTGCAAGCCGACAATGGCATCAACACAGCGGTTGAAGGAGTTGTTGGATCTGCCGGTCAGATAAATCAGCAGGGATCTTACAC CTATACCCTTGAAGACGGTACCCAGGCTGTTGTCACCTTCGTCGccaacgagaacggcttccagccccagtccagcatcctgcccactccccaccctcttcccgccCACGTCTTTGAGCTGCTGGAAATCGCTGAGCGTCAGCGCGCTGCGGGAATCGTGTTCAACTAA
- the LOC113802570 gene encoding cuticle protein AMP1A-like: MKIIILACLAAVAVATPQFEDRVVALLRDDRVANEDGTFSYAVEADNGINTAVEGVVGSAGQINQQGSYTYTLADGTQAVVTFVANENGFQPQSSILPTPHPLPAHVFELLEIADRQRAAGIVFN; the protein is encoded by the exons ATGAAGATT ATCATTCTTGCCTGTCTCGCCGCCGTGGCTGTTGCCACTCCTCAGTTCGAGGACCGAGTGGTCGCCCTCCTTCGCGATGACCGCGTAGCCAACGAAGACGGCACCTTCTCCTACGCCGTGGAAGCCGACAACGGCATCAACACAGCGGTTGAAGGAGTTGTTGGATCAGCCGGCCAGATCAACCAGCAGGGATCTTACAC CTACACCCTTGCGGACGGTACTCAGGCTGTTGTCACTTTCGTCGccaacgagaacggcttccagccccagtccagcatcctgcccactccccaccctcttcccgccCACGTTTTTGAGCTGTTGGAAATCGCCGACCGTCAGCGCGCTGCTGGCATCGTGTTCaactaa
- the LOC113811026 gene encoding cuticle protein AMP1B-like: protein MKLIVLACLAAVAVAAKLEDRVVTLLRDDRVANEDGTFSYAVQADNGINTAVEGVVGSAGQINHQGSYTYTLEDGTQAVVTYIANENGFQPQSSILPTPHPLPAHVFELLEIAERQRAAGIVFN from the exons ATGAAGCTT ATCGTTCTTGCCTGCCTTGCTGCCGTAGCTGTTGCTGCTAAGCTGGAGGACCGAGTGGTCACCCTCCTTCGCGATGACCGTGTAGCCAACGAGGACGGCACCTTCTCCTACGCCGTGCAAGCCGACAACGGCATCAACACAGCCGTTGAAGGAGTTGTTGGATCTGCCGGTCAGATAAATCACCAGGGATCTTACAC CTATACCCTTGAAGACGGTACCCAGGCTGTTGTCACCTACATCGccaacgagaacggcttccagccccagtccagcatcctgcccactccccaccctcttcccgccCACGTCTTTGAGCTGCTGGAAATCGCTGAGCGTCAGCGCGCTGCTGGCATCGTGTTCaactaa
- the LOC113802567 gene encoding cuticle protein AMP1A-like, whose amino-acid sequence MLPLVLLTDTMKIIFLACLAAVAVATPQFEDRVVALLRDDRVANEDGTFSYALEADNGINTAVEGVVGSAGQINQAGSYTYTLADGTQAVVTFVANENGFQPQSSILPTPHPLPAHVFELLEIAERQRAAGIVFN is encoded by the exons ATGCTACCACTGGTCCTCCTCACAGACACCATGAAGATT ATCTTTCTTGCCTGCCTTGCCGCCGTGGCTGTTGCCACTCCTCAGTTCGAGGACCGAGTGGTCGCCCTCCTTCGCGATGACCGCGTAGCCAACGAAGACGGCACCTTCTCCTACGCCCTGGAAGCCGACAACGGCATCAACACAGCCGTTGAAGGAGTTGTTGGATCAGCCGGCCAGATCAACCAAGCGGGATCTTATAC CTACACCCTTGCGGACGGTACTCAGGCTGTTGTCACTTTCGTCGCCAatgagaacggcttccagccccagtccagcatcctgcccactccccaccctcttcccgccCACGTCTTTGAGCTGTTGGAAATCGCTGAGCGTCAACGCGCTGCTGGCATCGTGTTCAactaa